A genomic region of Carassius carassius chromosome 13, fCarCar2.1, whole genome shotgun sequence contains the following coding sequences:
- the LOC132155544 gene encoding matrix metalloproteinase-23-like: MRWVYSCALLIVLVLDNAVAAPAWRKHTVASIQLHKPCVQTLAPVDTRSHRGLARSKRYAINPLGYKWEHFNVTYKITKFPNTLNKDDTRKAISIAFTKWSDVSPLTFTETTNPDKSADITIGFYTYNHTDCWWSPLHPCFDGLNGELAHAFLPPRGEIHFDNHEFWILGKSRFSWKQGVWLNDLVQVAAHEIGHALGLWHSQDPNALMHPNATYTGQRNIAQDDIRGIQRLYGCMDKKRVCDPWARLGFCERRRSFMKKNCPQRCDLCYEPLDAVSTPTPPPENAKIKIVPRGKVVGFRCGTKNTRVPPKVSWYKDGEQLLTSIPGYIVIKDRDLRLVANEFNEGTYTCRIHRRGNVVSANSWAIRLKPEQSSNNS, from the exons ATGCGCTGGGTTTATTCCTGCGCGCTGCTGATTGTGCTGGTGCTGGATAACGCCGTGGCCGCGCCTGCGTGGAGAAAACACACG GTGGCTAGTATTCAGTTGCATAAACCATGTGTGCAGACACTGGCTCCTGTGGACACGAGATCTCATCGAGGTCTGGCTCGATCCAAGCGCTACGCTATCAACCCACTGGGATACAAGTGGGAGCATTTTAACGTCACCTACAA GATCACAAAGTTTCCTAACACACTGAATAAAGATGATACCCGCAAAGCTATTAGCATCGCCTTCACGAAATGGAGTGATGTTTCTCCTCTGACTTTCACTGAAACCACCAACCCCGACAAAAGTGCTGACATCACTATAG GCTTCTACACGTACAATCACACAGATTGTTGGTGGTCTCCTCTGCACCCGTGTTTTGACGGGCTGAACGGTGAGCTGGCCCATGCCTTCCTTCCCCCACGAGGAGAGATTCACTTTGACAACCATGAATTCTGGATTCTGGGAAAATCCCGCTTCAGCTGGAAACAAG GTGTGTGGCTGAATGACCTGGTCCAGGTCGCTGCTCATGAAATCGGTCACGCTTTAGGCCTCTGGCATTCACAGGACCCTAATGCATTAATGCATCCTAATGCAACATACACGGGTCAGAGGAACATCGCTCAAGATGATATAAGGGGCATCCAGCGCCTTTATG GATGCATGGACAAGAAGCGTGTGTGTGATCCTTGGGCCCGCTTGGGTTTCTGTGAGAGGAGGCGGAGCTTCATGAAGAAAAACTGCCCACAGCGCTGTGACCTGTGCTACG AGCCTCTGGATGCAGTGTCTACACCAACACCTCCTCCTGAAAATGCGAAGATCAAAATTGTGCCTCGTGGAAAAGTTGTGGGCTTCCGCTGTGGGACAAAAAACACCAGAGTGCCTCCAAAAGTCAG CTGGTATAAAGACGGTGAGCAGTTGCTGACATCAATTCCTGGCTATATTGTAATTAAAGATCGGGACCTGAGGCTCGTGGCAAATGAATTTAATGAAGGCACATACACCTGCCGCATCCATCGGCGTGGTAACGTTGTCTCTGCTAACTCGTGGGCCATCCGGCTGAAGCCAGAGCAGTCCTCCAACAACAGCTGA
- the pcyt1ab gene encoding phosphate cytidylyltransferase 1A, choline b, which produces MEAHSSGLGRKRKREEMNGEMKEAECFRKLPRRTLGLTEPAPFADELVAAQTPYVRVSMEEARRGTPEHRPVRVYADGIFDMFHSGHARALMQAKCLFPNTHLIVGVCSDDLTHQFKGFTVMNEDERYDAVSHCRYVDEVVRNAPWTLTPGFLAEHRIDFVAHDDIPYISAGSDDVYRHIKEAGMFAPTQRSEGISTSDIITRIVRDYDVYVRRNLQRGYTAKELNVSFINEKKYHLQEHVDKVKQKVRDVEEKSKEFVQKVEEKGIDLIQKWEEKSREFIGNFLQMFGPDGALKHMLKEGRGRMLQAISPRQSPSSSPVREERSPSPTFRLPFFTTSPFFSPPHHLHSSAHCTGRDEDD; this is translated from the exons ATGGAGGCGCACAGTTCAGGCCTcggcaggaagaggaagagagaggagATGAACGGAGAGATGAAGGAGGCCGAGTGTTTCAGAAAACTTCCTCGGAGGACTCTG GGCCTGACTGAACCTGCACCGTTCGCTGATGAGCTGGTGGCTGCACAAACCCCATACGTCCGCGTGAGCATGGAAGAAGCCCGCCGTGGCACTCCAG AGCACCGTCCAGTCCGCGTCTATGCTGACGGGATCTTTGACATGTTTCACTCCGGACACGCTCGGGCTTTGATGCAGGCCAAGTGCCTTTTCCCCAACACACATCTCATTGTGGGTG TGTGCAGCGATGATTTGACGCATCAGTTTAAGGGTTTTACTGTCATGAACGAGGATGAGCGTTACGACGCAGTGAGTCACTGTCGTTATGTTGATGAGGTGGTCCGCAACGCTCCATGGACACTGACGCCTGGGTTTCTGGCCGAGCACAGA ATAGACTTTGTCGCCCATGACGACATCCCATACATCTCAGCAGGAAGTGATGATGTTTACAGACACATAAAGGAGGCAG GTATGTTCGCACCAACTCAGAGAAGCGAGGGCATCTCCACGTCCGACATCATCACACGAATCGTACGTGACTATGATGTTTACGTGCGCCGCAACCTGCAGAGAGGCTACACCGCCAAAGAGCTGAACGTCAGCTTCATCAAC GAGAAGAAGTACCACCTGCAGGAGCACGTGGACAAGGTGAAGCAGAAGGTCCGAGATGTGGAGGAAAAGAGTAAAGAGTTTGTGCAGAAGGTGGAGGAGAAGGGCATCGACCTCATTCAGAAATGGGAGGAGAAATCGCGAGAGTTCATTGGGAACTTCCTGCAGATGTTCGGGCCGGACGGGGCATTG AAGCACATGTTGAAAGAGGGAAGAGGACGGATGTTACAGGCCATCAGTCCCAGACAGAGTCCCAGCAGCAGTCCCGTCCGCGAGGAGCGCTCGCCGTCCCCCACTTTCCGCCTTCCCTTCTTCACCACCTCACCTTTCTTTTCTCCTCCTCATCATCTTCACAGCAGCGCTCACTGCACAGGCAGAGATGAGGACGACTAG